In the genome of Myroides phaeus, one region contains:
- a CDS encoding primase-helicase family protein, protein MSLDIPYIRVGTAYFKIIEKPLISGDKVKVMVRWTRETIVSDHGKSYLENVLKLDGFCCIPDHLNYQPIVENFFNTYNELNMKPIEEDFNLNELEQLIPNSLHFVKHIFGSEQYEYGLDYLKLLYEKPTQTLPILCLVSKERATGKSSFIKWLKNIFGLNMTYIKGDSFGSQFNADWASMLLVAIDEVFFDKKEITERLKYLSTTDKDKVEAKGKDRQEIEFFAKFILCSNNEDDFIQIDEEEIRFWIRKIKPIESEDVHFIKKLTSEVPYFIKYLLLRPYYTTQQTRMWFTPKQILTASLLKLISKNKIEISLLELLNLCFEKVAEDEICVAPNDLLLLLRKTNPKLIISASEIRKILKKWDFEPQNNTKSYQGIELLSHGEFVKIERRGRYYIIKKDLFYKIFDAMMQE, encoded by the coding sequence ATGAGCTTAGATATACCCTATATCCGAGTAGGAACTGCTTACTTTAAAATCATCGAAAAACCTTTGATATCAGGTGATAAAGTTAAAGTAATGGTGCGTTGGACTCGTGAAACGATTGTATCAGATCACGGAAAGTCCTACTTAGAGAACGTCTTAAAATTAGATGGCTTTTGCTGTATTCCAGACCATCTTAACTATCAACCAATCGTAGAAAATTTTTTTAATACCTATAATGAATTAAATATGAAACCAATAGAAGAAGATTTTAACTTAAATGAATTAGAACAATTGATTCCAAACTCACTACACTTTGTAAAGCACATATTCGGAAGTGAACAATACGAATATGGTTTAGACTATCTAAAGCTATTGTATGAGAAGCCAACGCAAACCTTACCAATATTGTGCCTTGTTAGTAAAGAACGTGCAACAGGAAAAAGCTCTTTTATTAAATGGCTTAAAAATATCTTTGGACTCAATATGACTTATATCAAAGGAGATTCTTTTGGTTCTCAATTTAACGCTGATTGGGCAAGTATGTTATTAGTTGCCATAGACGAAGTATTCTTTGATAAGAAAGAGATTACAGAGCGTTTAAAGTACCTTTCTACTACTGACAAAGACAAAGTTGAAGCAAAGGGAAAAGACAGACAGGAAATAGAGTTTTTCGCCAAGTTTATTCTTTGCTCTAACAATGAGGATGATTTCATTCAAATAGACGAAGAAGAAATACGTTTTTGGATTCGAAAGATTAAACCTATTGAATCAGAAGACGTTCACTTTATCAAGAAGCTAACAAGTGAAGTTCCTTATTTCATCAAATACTTACTTCTACGACCTTATTACACCACGCAACAAACCCGAATGTGGTTTACACCTAAACAGATACTTACAGCTTCCCTTTTAAAGCTAATTAGTAAAAACAAAATAGAGATTTCACTTTTAGAACTTTTAAACCTGTGCTTTGAAAAGGTTGCCGAGGATGAAATTTGCGTAGCTCCCAATGATTTACTCTTGTTATTACGCAAGACAAACCCAAAACTAATAATATCTGCTAGTGAAATAAGAAAGATTTTAAAGAAATGGGATTTTGAACCACAAAACAACACAAAATCTTATCAAGGAATAGAGCTTTTATCTCATGGAGAATTTGTTAAAATAGAACGTAGAGGACGTTACTACATCATTAAAAAAGATTTATTCTATAAAATATTTGATGCAATGATGCAAGAATAG
- a CDS encoding DUF5694 domain-containing protein yields the protein MRNTIAFILVLFFTTVFSQEKINVILIGTVHFNNPGFDRGKVIDIDILNSSKQEDLEKITNKIVQKYNPDKVFVESSYENRENLNKQYLLYVDNKPFYNLDSIQKNFFKRYYSENEIFQLGFRLAKKSKNNAIYSIDYNLEQRYDLIESETNKNTQIDPTSFSNRIKTLSDFTNNCVAKNSLSDVFVCINSKEQRELNKGAYISILNRLNNDDTFFGSDFVASWYKRNLIMYSYVQNQVSIGDKNIVIIVGAGHAAMFYDFIKNDSNFNLIDFNEVME from the coding sequence ATGAGAAATACAATAGCTTTTATCCTTGTTTTGTTTTTCACAACTGTTTTTTCACAAGAAAAAATAAATGTAATTCTGATAGGAACAGTACATTTTAACAACCCTGGTTTTGATCGTGGAAAAGTAATTGACATCGATATTCTAAACTCTTCTAAACAAGAGGATTTAGAAAAAATTACTAATAAAATTGTACAAAAATACAATCCTGATAAAGTGTTTGTAGAATCGTCATATGAAAACAGAGAAAACCTGAATAAACAATACTTGTTGTATGTAGACAATAAACCCTTTTATAACTTAGATAGTATCCAAAAAAACTTCTTTAAACGATATTATTCGGAGAATGAGATTTTTCAACTTGGATTCAGACTTGCAAAAAAATCAAAAAACAATGCTATATATTCTATTGATTATAATTTAGAGCAACGCTATGATTTAATAGAATCTGAAACAAACAAGAATACACAAATAGACCCTACATCTTTTTCTAATAGAATTAAAACTCTAAGTGACTTTACTAATAATTGTGTTGCAAAAAATAGTTTATCCGACGTTTTTGTCTGTATAAACTCTAAAGAACAAAGAGAATTGAACAAAGGAGCCTATATATCAATTCTAAATCGTTTAAACAACGATGATACGTTCTTTGGCTCTGATTTTGTTGCAAGCTGGTACAAACGCAATTTAATAATGTATTCTTATGTACAAAATCAAGTTTCAATTGGAGATAAAAATATCGTAATTATTGTAGGAGCAGGACATGCAGCTATGTTTTATGATTTTATAAAAAATGATTCTAATTTTAATCTTATCGATTTTAATGAAGTAATGGAGTAA
- a CDS encoding AadS family aminoglycoside 6-adenylyltransferase, with product MKVREEKLRTIIEWSEKNEDVRVLLLTSSLVNPLALVDEFSDLDIELIFENNAKYISDNTWTENFGNPIAMVEEDETYFEGKHAMKMVLYADYVKVDFKLYSKPEFLLDAKKNELHEDWDIGYKVLVDKEGLTNSLKKPTHQIFIIKKPTEKKFKQVLNDFWWDIAHTAKCIIRDDLFYTKFMTENNIRTDYLIPLIEWYISSEHNWNITTNKYGRLFKKYLTTDLWETIEQTFSGSKKNDNWDALFAMADLVSKIGTELSKKLNYDYPKKLEKDIRKYLDELKTK from the coding sequence ATGAAAGTCAGAGAAGAAAAGTTAAGAACAATTATAGAATGGTCGGAGAAAAACGAAGATGTAAGAGTTCTTCTTCTGACAAGTTCACTTGTAAATCCTTTAGCACTTGTTGACGAATTTAGTGATTTAGACATTGAACTTATATTCGAAAATAACGCCAAATATATTTCAGACAATACTTGGACAGAAAATTTTGGAAATCCAATTGCAATGGTTGAAGAAGACGAAACCTATTTCGAAGGTAAACACGCTATGAAAATGGTTTTATATGCTGACTATGTCAAAGTAGATTTCAAATTATACAGCAAACCCGAATTTTTACTTGACGCAAAAAAAAATGAATTACACGAAGATTGGGATATTGGCTATAAAGTTTTGGTGGATAAAGAAGGGCTAACAAATAGTCTAAAAAAGCCTACTCACCAGATTTTTATAATAAAAAAACCTACAGAAAAAAAATTCAAACAAGTTTTAAATGACTTTTGGTGGGACATTGCTCATACCGCAAAATGTATTATTAGGGATGACTTGTTTTATACAAAGTTTATGACTGAAAATAATATCCGAACAGACTATTTAATCCCTTTAATCGAATGGTACATTTCAAGCGAACATAATTGGAATATTACAACCAATAAATACGGCAGACTTTTTAAAAAATACCTGACTACCGATTTGTGGGAAACAATAGAACAAACATTTTCAGGAAGTAAAAAAAATGATAATTGGGATGCTTTATTTGCAATGGCTGATTTAGTTTCAAAAATTGGAACTGAATTATCGAAAAAACTAAATTATGATTATCCCAAAAAATTAGAAAAAGACATACGAAAATATTTGGACGAATTAAAAACTAAATAA
- a CDS encoding DUF3853 family protein, with product MYISELKEKPVWQMTGEELLQLLQTVSIKDFKELNTSQETQQSTKRYVYGIRGIADLLGCSITTANKIKKEGHIKKAIIQRGRKIIVDADLALELFAKK from the coding sequence ATGTATATAAGCGAATTAAAAGAAAAGCCAGTTTGGCAAATGACAGGAGAAGAACTATTACAGTTATTACAAACAGTATCTATAAAGGATTTTAAAGAACTCAATACTTCGCAAGAAACGCAACAATCTACAAAGCGTTATGTTTACGGAATACGTGGTATAGCAGACCTACTTGGGTGCAGTATTACCACTGCTAATAAAATCAAGAAAGAAGGTCATATCAAAAAAGCGATTATCCAAAGAGGTAGAAAAATTATAGTCGATGCTGACTTGGCATTAGAACTATTCGCTAAAAAATAA
- a CDS encoding phosphotransferase: MVETLIKTLQQKYLIKTNTISKQKGGWASLAYKIEDENEHFYFLKVYEKSRKSTSYLTEHIDLYLPIVDWLDNQTLLKGKIIRLIKTQSDDFRCEDENYIYVLFDYIKGETVGEKNLTKEQITQLAEIVSQLHHLKKTPFDLSQISETFDLSFISKLNNWIEKNLDQLKTEIKTVLQPNLSIIKNQINEWYNLSNALKEKDLKYCLCHTDIHHWNLITDKQKLYLLDWEGIKFAPPEADIFSIYQQPYFDLFIKRYYELNPDYQINETVLQYYLTSRKLQDIFEFIEQLQFDELNSEEYKINLNYLKKEVDNIISKPKNTASR, from the coding sequence GGCTTCTTTGGCTTATAAAATAGAAGATGAAAACGAGCATTTTTATTTTTTAAAAGTTTATGAAAAAAGTCGAAAATCAACTTCTTATTTAACGGAACACATCGACCTTTATCTTCCCATTGTGGATTGGCTTGATAATCAAACTCTGCTGAAAGGAAAAATCATTCGATTGATTAAAACGCAATCTGATGATTTTAGGTGCGAAGATGAAAATTATATATATGTTTTGTTTGATTACATTAAAGGAGAAACAGTTGGAGAAAAAAATTTAACCAAAGAACAAATAACTCAATTAGCCGAAATTGTCAGTCAGTTACATCATTTAAAAAAAACTCCTTTTGACCTTTCGCAGATTTCTGAAACATTTGACCTTTCGTTTATTTCTAAACTAAACAATTGGATAGAAAAAAACCTTGACCAACTAAAAACGGAAATCAAAACGGTACTGCAACCTAATCTTTCAATTATAAAAAATCAAATCAACGAATGGTATAATTTATCAAATGCTTTAAAGGAAAAAGATTTAAAATATTGTTTATGTCATACAGATATTCATCATTGGAATCTTATCACAGACAAACAAAAATTATATCTTTTGGATTGGGAAGGAATAAAGTTTGCACCACCCGAAGCCGATATTTTCAGCATTTATCAGCAACCTTATTTTGATTTGTTTATCAAAAGATATTATGAACTCAATCCTGATTATCAAATCAATGAAACGGTTTTACAATATTATCTGACAAGTAGAAAACTTCAAGATATTTTTGAGTTTATCGAACAATTACAATTTGACGAACTCAATTCGGAAGAATACAAAATCAACTTAAACTATCTGAAAAAAGAAGTTGATAACATAATATCCAAACCTAAAAACACAGCCAGCAGGTAA
- a CDS encoding toprim domain-containing protein — translation MNCELAKQISLTDLLKKLGHTPTKIMRVDWWYISPFREEKTASFKVNIDKNVFYDHSAGFGGTTLDFVMKYNNCDIKSALELLKNDSFSFHQPIIVSSNIIQEPTYTIQAIKPLTHPNLIQYITERNLSLKMAQTYCKEVHYTLNNKSYYAVGFPNTTINGFELRNVYIKMCLGKKAVTYFDNKSKHIVLFESWSDYISFLTLYPNAEKQYDYLILNSVSMLNNTIIKTPNNYLYKCTNGELYKCINVQMDKSINNTLYKELKYESIICCFDNDKAGESAFQKVAQTYTNVVDGRKLYENHKDLNDYLLTINRNDLT, via the coding sequence ATGAATTGTGAATTAGCTAAACAAATTAGCCTAACAGACTTACTTAAAAAGTTAGGTCATACCCCAACCAAAATAATGAGAGTTGATTGGTGGTATATAAGTCCATTTAGAGAGGAAAAAACAGCATCATTTAAAGTGAATATTGATAAAAACGTGTTTTATGACCATTCTGCTGGTTTTGGTGGAACAACACTTGATTTTGTGATGAAGTACAATAATTGCGATATTAAATCAGCTTTAGAATTGCTCAAAAACGATTCTTTTTCTTTTCATCAGCCAATTATTGTGAGTTCTAACATTATTCAAGAACCAACATATACAATTCAAGCGATTAAGCCATTAACACATCCAAACTTGATACAATATATCACTGAGCGTAATCTTAGCCTTAAAATGGCTCAAACTTATTGTAAGGAAGTACACTATACTCTAAACAACAAATCATATTACGCTGTTGGTTTTCCCAATACCACCATAAATGGTTTCGAACTAAGAAACGTGTATATAAAAATGTGTCTTGGAAAAAAGGCAGTAACCTACTTTGATAACAAAAGTAAACATATTGTCTTGTTTGAATCTTGGAGTGATTACATCAGCTTTTTAACCCTTTATCCAAATGCAGAAAAGCAATATGATTATTTGATTCTTAATTCCGTATCAATGTTGAATAATACAATAATTAAAACACCAAATAATTATTTGTACAAATGTACAAATGGGGAATTGTATAAATGTATCAATGTACAAATGGATAAAAGTATCAATAATACTTTGTACAAAGAATTAAAGTATGAAAGTATTATTTGTTGTTTCGACAATGATAAAGCTGGAGAAAGTGCCTTTCAAAAAGTAGCTCAGACCTATACAAACGTTGTTGATGGACGAAAACTGTACGAGAATCACAAAGATTTGAATGATTATTTACTAACTATTAACCGCAATGATTTGACGTGA
- a CDS encoding relaxase/mobilization nuclease domain-containing protein, with protein MIAKAKSCVGGTALFNYVIDDKKGYELLRNNLSGDTPKDMFQTMQILQNQNSRCKNNTISAVISPTIVDSQKMSDRDLRALAVEFLLGLQIDPTKAQFIAFVHTEKEHKHIHIIANRIDENGKALKDNYIGFEAQRVAHEIALKYGWTSIRQENENKKQRANNTNLIAKNTIKTAHREVLRQEPKDLQQYIRLMLEKDIEVKPTINKQGNIQGYRFIHLPTNTNLKASEVDRNMKLNDLFKNTASTESKNEVEKLLTKQEAIEPQMQNWKTDVSVLFSLLSAFQLSGNDEDDEQKKRKRRALKR; from the coding sequence ATGATAGCTAAAGCAAAATCTTGTGTTGGTGGCACAGCATTATTCAATTACGTAATTGATGATAAAAAGGGATATGAGCTATTAAGAAACAATCTTTCGGGGGATACTCCGAAAGATATGTTTCAAACGATGCAGATACTACAAAATCAAAACAGCAGATGTAAAAACAACACAATATCGGCTGTTATATCTCCAACTATTGTAGATAGTCAAAAGATGAGCGATAGAGATTTACGAGCATTAGCCGTTGAGTTTTTACTTGGTTTACAAATCGATCCTACCAAAGCTCAATTCATTGCTTTTGTTCATACAGAAAAAGAGCATAAACATATTCATATCATCGCCAATCGCATAGATGAAAATGGCAAAGCTCTAAAAGATAATTACATTGGTTTTGAAGCTCAAAGAGTTGCTCACGAAATAGCACTTAAATACGGTTGGACGTCTATAAGACAAGAAAACGAGAATAAGAAACAAAGAGCTAACAACACAAACTTAATAGCTAAAAACACTATCAAAACAGCTCATAGGGAAGTTTTAAGACAGGAACCAAAAGATTTACAACAATACATTCGATTAATGCTTGAAAAAGATATTGAGGTTAAACCAACTATTAATAAACAGGGGAATATTCAAGGATATCGCTTTATTCATTTACCAACTAATACAAACCTAAAAGCAAGTGAAGTTGACCGAAATATGAAGTTGAATGATTTATTTAAAAATACAGCAAGCACAGAGTCAAAGAATGAAGTAGAAAAACTATTAACTAAGCAAGAAGCAATCGAACCACAAATGCAGAATTGGAAAACAGATGTGTCTGTTTTATTTAGTTTGTTATCTGCTTTTCAACTTAGTGGTAACGATGAAGATGATGAACAAAAAAAACGTAAACGAAGAGCACTAAAAAGATAA
- a CDS encoding Fic family protein codes for MIYISVKEFAQQQGVSETTVRNHCTAGKIEGAFKKGRAWSIPADAVLLKSSRAEAIKKSLLEVLQEQKGKGLKKGIYHRTQVEFTYNSNRIKGTELTRDQTRHIFETNTVGTTRGCVNVDDVIETANHFRCIDMIIENAEQVLTEESTKKLHARLKVGTSDNGKPWFNVGKYKQVSNDTDTHIACSPEEVEERMRSVFVHYQSIEVKTIEDIVELLYQFESIRPFQDCNGRIARLILYKECLANQLVPFFIEEEMRDEYFKGIEEWPISRERLLEVCLKAQSDYQKVLKRHKLY; via the coding sequence ATGATTTATATTTCAGTAAAAGAATTTGCACAACAGCAGGGAGTATCAGAAACGACAGTTAGAAATCACTGTACAGCTGGTAAAATTGAAGGCGCTTTTAAAAAAGGAAGAGCTTGGAGTATTCCTGCTGATGCAGTGTTATTGAAAAGTAGTAGAGCGGAAGCCATTAAGAAATCCCTGCTTGAAGTACTGCAAGAGCAGAAGGGAAAGGGATTGAAAAAGGGTATTTACCACCGTACTCAGGTGGAGTTTACTTATAATTCTAATCGTATTAAGGGAACTGAATTAACTCGAGATCAAACGCGTCATATTTTTGAAACTAATACTGTTGGTACTACTCGTGGATGTGTAAATGTTGATGATGTTATTGAAACAGCGAATCACTTTCGTTGTATTGATATGATAATTGAAAATGCAGAACAGGTACTGACAGAAGAGTCAACAAAGAAGTTACACGCTCGTTTAAAAGTAGGAACATCTGACAATGGAAAACCTTGGTTTAACGTAGGAAAGTACAAACAGGTGTCAAATGATACCGATACTCACATCGCTTGTTCACCAGAAGAGGTTGAAGAACGTATGCGTAGCGTGTTTGTACATTATCAGAGTATAGAAGTTAAGACAATAGAAGATATTGTGGAGCTTCTTTATCAGTTTGAAAGCATACGACCTTTTCAGGATTGTAATGGGCGAATAGCACGTTTGATTCTTTATAAGGAATGCTTAGCTAATCAACTTGTACCGTTTTTCATAGAAGAAGAAATGAGAGACGAATACTTTAAAGGAATAGAAGAGTGGCCTATATCGAGAGAACGTTTGTTAGAAGTGTGTTTAAAGGCTCAGAGCGATTACCAAAAGGTACTTAAACGACATAAATTGTATTAA
- a CDS encoding lipocalin family protein, protein MRKTLYVLLFSFLALGMSSCKEQEATEKFEIENLVGTWELSSTKTYDREAKFIEQIFPSDDYGCGLMTWTYTKDKIDILQFVGKDENGNCLEEIVGLNYTLQNNNISTLDELGIEDKMLITNLTNDELVVMVSLPNPVKEDANSIKYTEISYKRIK, encoded by the coding sequence ATGAGAAAAACTTTATACGTTTTACTGTTCTCTTTCTTGGCATTGGGAATGAGTAGTTGTAAAGAGCAAGAAGCTACTGAAAAATTTGAAATAGAGAATTTAGTAGGAACATGGGAATTATCATCGACTAAGACATACGATAGAGAAGCAAAATTTATAGAACAAATTTTCCCTTCAGATGATTATGGATGTGGACTGATGACTTGGACCTATACGAAAGATAAAATAGATATCCTTCAATTCGTAGGTAAAGACGAAAATGGTAATTGCCTTGAGGAAATAGTTGGCTTAAATTATACTCTTCAAAATAATAACATCAGTACTTTAGATGAGTTGGGCATAGAAGATAAGATGCTTATAACGAATTTAACTAATGACGAATTAGTTGTTATGGTCTCATTGCCTAATCCAGTAAAAGAAGATGCTAATTCTATTAAATATACTGAAATTAGCTATAAAAGAATTAAGTAA
- a CDS encoding plasmid mobilization protein, which yields MKKTKKIEFRVTLTEALIIKNKAEKVGCSVSEYIRNTALDYSLAYKLTPDEVEVYKLLNKYTDNFRRISNLFKLGDTTGVKEHTIETANLIRTHLQKLL from the coding sequence ATGAAAAAAACAAAGAAGATAGAATTTAGAGTAACTCTTACAGAGGCTCTAATCATAAAAAACAAAGCAGAAAAAGTAGGTTGTAGCGTTTCGGAGTACATCCGAAACACCGCACTTGACTATTCTTTAGCGTATAAATTAACTCCTGATGAAGTTGAAGTTTACAAATTACTGAACAAATACACAGATAATTTTAGGCGAATAAGCAACCTTTTTAAGCTTGGTGATACAACAGGAGTTAAAGAACACACTATTGAAACAGCTAATCTAATTCGGACTCACTTACAAAAACTACTGTAA
- a CDS encoding site-specific integrase codes for MTIKRKITIAIEKRKKDGVLITENVPIRARVVYNGGRVELFTGYRIDASKWDEAKEKVRNGCTNKLKQSSSEINTAIQELSTTIDRIFKEYELKNEVPSFELLKDEIKRYSDKQTISATEKNLFTAFDEFVKSSGKRNDWTTATYTKFNTVRSHLFSFKSNFQFTDINEKTLLDYVSFLRIEKQMRNSTIEKQISFVKWFLKWCKNNNYTITYNFEEFKPKLKETSKKIIFLTQEEIEQIKSTDLGTKSYLERVRDVLLFCCYTGLRYSDAFSLTRHDIKNDAIEFVTKKTNDMLRVELNKHSRAILEKYKDVPFEKGKALPVISNQKMNDYIKELGELAEINEPIRETYYVGNERIDEVKPKYEHLSTHVGRRTFICTALSLGIPVQVVMKWTGHSDYKSMKPYIDVADTIKANAMTKFDMI; via the coding sequence ATGACTATAAAAAGAAAGATAACTATTGCTATTGAAAAGAGAAAGAAAGATGGTGTATTAATCACAGAGAACGTTCCAATTCGTGCAAGAGTGGTATATAATGGTGGCCGTGTAGAACTCTTTACAGGCTACCGCATTGATGCTTCTAAATGGGATGAAGCAAAAGAAAAGGTACGCAATGGGTGTACCAATAAGCTAAAACAAAGCTCTTCCGAAATCAATACAGCAATACAGGAGCTATCTACTACGATTGATAGAATCTTTAAAGAGTATGAATTGAAAAACGAAGTACCTTCTTTTGAACTCTTAAAAGATGAAATAAAACGCTACTCAGATAAACAAACCATATCAGCAACAGAAAAGAATCTCTTTACAGCTTTTGACGAGTTTGTAAAAAGTAGTGGTAAACGCAATGATTGGACAACTGCTACTTACACCAAGTTTAATACTGTTCGTTCACATCTTTTTTCTTTCAAAAGCAATTTTCAGTTTACTGATATTAACGAAAAGACGTTATTAGACTACGTTTCATTTTTACGCATTGAAAAACAGATGCGTAATAGCACCATCGAAAAGCAAATTAGTTTTGTAAAGTGGTTTTTGAAGTGGTGTAAAAACAACAATTATACAATTACCTATAATTTTGAAGAGTTTAAACCAAAACTAAAGGAAACATCTAAAAAGATAATCTTTTTAACTCAAGAGGAAATCGAACAGATTAAATCAACGGATTTAGGCACAAAGTCGTACTTAGAACGTGTACGTGATGTATTGCTTTTCTGTTGCTATACAGGACTTCGCTATTCAGATGCCTTTAGCCTAACAAGACACGACATTAAAAATGATGCTATTGAGTTTGTTACCAAAAAGACAAATGATATGCTGAGAGTTGAATTAAACAAACACAGTAGAGCAATATTAGAGAAGTACAAAGATGTACCTTTTGAAAAAGGAAAGGCTCTACCTGTTATTTCTAATCAAAAGATGAATGACTACATAAAAGAACTTGGAGAGTTAGCAGAGATTAACGAACCGATTAGAGAAACCTACTATGTAGGCAATGAAAGAATAGATGAAGTAAAACCCAAATACGAACATTTAAGCACTCACGTAGGGCGAAGAACATTTATCTGTACCGCTTTATCATTGGGGATACCTGTACAGGTTGTAATGAAATGGACAGGACATTCAGACTACAAATCAATGAAGCCTTATATTGATGTAGCTGATACGATTAAAGCGAATGCAATGACTAAATTTGATATGATATGA
- a CDS encoding tetracycline-inactivating monooxygenase Tet(X2), with product MTMRIDTDKQMNLLSDKNVAIIGGGPVGLTMAKLLQQNGIDVSVYERDNDREARIFGGTLDLHKGSGQEAMKKAGLLQTYYDLALPMGVNIADEKGNILSTKNVKPENRFDNPEINRNDLRAILLNSLENDTVIWDRKLVMLEPGKKKWTLTFENKPSETADLVILANGGMSKVRKFVTDTEVEETGTFNIQADIHQPEINCPGFFQLCNGNRLMASHQGNLLFANPNNNGALHFGISFKTPDEWKNQTQVDFQNRNSVVDFLLKEFSDWDERYKELIHTTLSFVGLATRIFPLEKPWKSKRPLPITMIGDAAHLMPPFAGQGVNSGLVDALILSDNLADGKFNSIEEAVKNYEQQMFIYGKEAQEESTQNEIEMFKPDFTFQQLLNV from the coding sequence ATGACAATGCGAATAGATACAGACAAACAAATGAATTTACTTAGTGATAAGAACGTTGCAATAATTGGTGGTGGACCCGTTGGACTGACTATGGCAAAATTATTACAGCAAAACGGCATAGACGTTTCAGTTTACGAAAGAGACAACGACCGAGAGGCAAGAATTTTTGGTGGAACCCTTGACCTACACAAAGGTTCAGGTCAGGAAGCAATGAAAAAAGCGGGATTGTTACAAACTTATTATGACTTAGCCTTACCAATGGGTGTAAATATTGCTGATGAAAAAGGCAATATTTTATCCACAAAAAATGTAAAGCCCGAAAATCGATTTGACAATCCTGAAATAAACAGAAATGACTTAAGGGCTATCTTGTTGAATAGTTTAGAAAACGACACGGTTATTTGGGATAGAAAACTTGTTATGCTTGAACCTGGTAAGAAGAAGTGGACACTAACTTTTGAGAATAAACCGAGTGAAACAGCAGATTTGGTTATTCTTGCCAATGGCGGGATGTCCAAGGTAAGAAAATTTGTTACCGACACGGAAGTTGAAGAAACAGGTACTTTCAATATACAAGCCGATATTCATCAACCAGAGATAAACTGTCCTGGATTTTTTCAGCTATGCAATGGAAACCGGCTAATGGCATCTCACCAAGGTAATTTATTATTTGCTAACCCCAATAATAATGGTGCATTGCATTTTGGAATAAGTTTTAAAACACCTGATGAATGGAAAAACCAAACGCAGGTAGATTTTCAAAACAGAAATAGTGTCGTTGATTTTCTTCTGAAAGAATTTTCCGATTGGGACGAACGCTACAAAGAATTGATTCATACGACGTTGTCATTTGTAGGATTGGCTACACGGATATTTCCTTTAGAAAAGCCTTGGAAAAGCAAGCGCCCATTACCCATAACAATGATTGGGGATGCCGCACATTTGATGCCGCCTTTTGCAGGGCAGGGAGTAAATAGTGGGTTGGTGGATGCCTTGATATTGTCTGATAATCTAGCCGATGGAAAATTTAATAGCATTGAAGAGGCTGTTAAAAATTATGAACAGCAAATGTTTATCTATGGCAAAGAAGCACAAGAAGAATCAACTCAAAACGAAATTGAAATGTTTAAACCCGACTTTACGTTTCAGCAATTGTTAAATGTATAA